The Caulobacter sp. 73W region CTGCTGGACGCGAGGGTCGGCGAACAGGCGGTCCATCTCGCCGGCCGTGTTGAAGCTCTCGTCATGGATGAACTTCAGGTCCGGGGTGAACTTCATTTCGATGTGACGGCCCAGGCGCCCGCGCAGGAACTTGGAGACCCGGTTCAGGCCCTTGACCACGTCATTGGCCGAGGCCGCCCCGGCCATGCCGGCGCCCAGCGGCTCCACGAAGCAGATGGCGTGCTTCAGGTCCGGGCTCATGCGCACTTCGGTCACCGTGACCGAGACGCCGGTCAGGGCCTCGTCCTGCAGCTCCTCCTCGCGGAGGATCTCGACGAGGGCGTGGCGGATCAGTTCGCCGGCGCGCAGCTGGCGTTGGCTGGGGCCCGTCAGGGCGCCCTTGTTCTGGTGGCGTTTCATTGGCTTTCGGCCTGCTGGCCCGGCCGGCGGGTCGAACGCCGGTCGCGGGGAGAATAGGAAGGGCGCGCTTCTAGGCTCCAGGGCCCGCCGTGTCCACCCCAAGCCCGACCTCGAGCCTTTCACGGAAGAACCCAACGACCCGGTCGCGGGCCCGCATGGTGGGGCCGTCGGGGTCGGAGCGGTCCAGGTGCGTCGACAGCACCGAATGCGGAACGCGGCCCGTGCCCCGCCGCGCCGAGGCGGGGTCCAGCTCGATCGCCTCGAACCGGGCGCCGAAGGCCTGGCGATAAGCGTCGAAGCGCGCGGCGGGCACGAAGGGATCGCCGTGAAAACGCAGGCCCAGCAGGGACAGGTCCTCGGCCTCGAACCGCTGACGGGCGCAGGCGATCTCGTCCTTCGAGCAGCCCAGCGACGAGGCGCCTTTCGTGCCGAGCGGAAGCGAGGGTTGCGACAGGACCGGGGCGATCACCGACGGCTCGGTCATCATGGCCAGGGCGAAACCGCCGGTGAAGCACATGCCCACCGCCCCCACGCCCGGCCCGCCGCATTCGGCGTGCGCCTTGCGGGCCAGGGCGCGCAGCCAGTCGACGATGGGGCTGGAGCGGTCGGTCGCCCAGACCGTGAACTCGCGCCGCACGCACAGGGTCTTGAGGATCACGCCGCGCGCGTACCATGGCGTCACCGGCCGCCCCGGCTCGCCCATCAGACTGGGACAGAAGACGGTCATGCCCGCCGCGACCAGATCGTTGGCGAACTCGATGACCAGGGGGTGCAGGCCCGGGATTTCGTGGATGACGATGACGGCGGGGCCAGCGCCCTTCTTGAACACCGGACGCGACCAGCGGCCGTCGTCGTAGTCGAACTGTTCGAAGTCGCTCAAATCACCGCGAACGGCGTCGTCGAAATCGTCGGCCATTTCACACCTTCGGCCCGGCCATGAATTGCTCGATCCTGCCGTCCGGCGTCATGCGCAGGCTGACCCACAGCACCTTGCCCGCATAGACGGCGTCGAAGCCGGCATAGGTCATGCCCCCCCGCTTGCTCGCTCCCGTCGGCCGCAGCAAGCGCAGGGGGCCGAGGGCCGATAGCGAGGCCTGGTAATCGGCCAGGACCTGCGGCGTGAAGAAGGCGTCGGCGTTGGGCGTCAGGCGCGTTCGGTCGATACGCCCCGCCGCCGCATCGGCCAGCAGGCCGCGCATCACCGCCGCCGAACCGGTGGACGGCAGCAGCAGGAAGGCGAGGCGCTCGGCGATGACGCTCTGGGCCTGGTTGTCCTCGGTATTGACCATCACGCTGATCGCCAGCTTGTCGTCCGGCCAGATGCGGTTGTCGGTATGCACGCCTGAGAGGGCGCCGCCATGGCTCCAGACCCGGCGGCCATCCTGCACGGAGACCCGTAGGCCGAGCGCGTAGCTGGTCGGCTCTCCGCTGGTCAGCACGGCGGGCGTGGTCATGACGGCGATGGACGCGGGCTTCAGCAGGCTGGCGTCCAGCAGGCTGATGTTCCACAGCGCCAGGTCCGCCGGACGCATGGCCAGATGGGCGGCGGCGAACAGCCAGCCCGCGCCTTCCTTGTCGGCGGGGCGCAGCGGGCCGTCGGCGTAGCGGGTGTAGTTTGCGGCGTCCGGCGACCTCAGCGGCGCGGTGTCGTCCTCGGTCACCCCGGTCATGCGCAGAGGTCCGAAGATGCGCTTCTTCTGGAAGTCGAACAGGCTCTGGCCGCTCACCTTCTCGACCACCAGGCCGGCGACCACGAAGCCGGTGTTGGAATAGCGGTACTCGGTCCCCGTGGGGAATTCGAGCGGCGTGCGCGCCCAGCCATCGAGGATGTCGTCACGGTTGGCCGGCTGCTTCATGCGCGCGAAGACGAAGTCCTGCGGCCAGTAATCGGTATAGCCCGACACGTTGTTGAGCACGTGGCGAAGAGTGATCTTGTCCCCGTCCGTCAGGTCGGGAACGTAGCGCCCCACCGGATCATCCAGGCTGAGCTTGCCGTCCTCGGCCAGCAGCAGGATCGAGGCGGCGGTGAACTGCTTGGAGACCGAGGCGATGCCGTAACGGGTCTCGATCGTGGCCGCGACGGGCGGGTCCAGCCGGGCGTTTCCGAAGGCGGCCAGATGGGCGATCCGGCCATCCTGCACCACGGCGACCGAGGCGGACGGCGACCGGGTCTCGGCCAGGACCTCGCGGATTATCGCGTCGATCTGCGCATTGGGGGTCTCGGCGACGGCGGGGGCGGCGAACGCCACGGCCATCGCCGCCAACACGCTTCGGAACACCCGCATCCCCGCCTCCGAACCTTGACCGTCAGGAGGCTAACCCGCGTTCGCTCAGTATCGCAAACTGCTGTCGAAAGCGTCGTCGAAGGGGTCGGGCCGCGTACCGGTCCCCAAACGCCATTCGCCGCGATAGGCGAACTCCATCTCGGCGCAGGTGCGCGCCGGGCCGCCCGCCGGATCGTCGCCCAGAACCTGAACCTTCAGGTCGCGGCCGTGGCGTAGATCGCCCACCGCCAGCCAGACCTTGGTCGAGCCGGGGCAGAAGGCGCGGACATAGACCTTGCCCTGGGCCTTGTCGGCGTTGATCTCGTAAATCTCGCCCGGCCCGATCGGCGCGCCCTTGCCCAGGGCGCTGGCGCCGACGGACTTGACCTCGGCCGAGGCGGGGACGGCGGTGGCCATGATCTTGCGCACCTTGCCGCCGCCCATGAACCGGGTCTCGAACAGGAAGGTCAGGCCTGTGCCGGTCAGCCGCTTGGCGTCCGGCGAGACCGGGTCATACGAAAAGATGCGGGTCTCCGCCGCGGCCGGCGAGGCGACGATCAGCGCCCCGGCCGCCATCAGGATCAAGCGCTTCATGGCAGCTTCAGCTCCGAAACCGGGCCGTCGAAGCTGACCAGCCGCCAGGTCCCGCCCTGGTTGGCGAAGGTCAGCAGGCAGGGACCCTTCTCGCTGCGCGCGGCGCATACACGGCCGCCGCCGATGGGGCGCAGGGCGCTGGCGATGGCCAGGCGGCCGGGGATCGGGGTCGTGGGGCGATAGCCGTAGGACTCCGCCACCGCGCGGAACACCGTGGGCCGCAACAGGGCGTCGCCGACCAGATCGGCGGCGGTGCGCGACAGCATGAAGCCCAGCGCCTTCAGCGGATCGGGCGCACCGGAACGCTGGGTCTGCTCGACGATGCGGCTTTCCAGCTGGCGCTTCAGGGCGACCTTGTCGACATGGCGGTCAAAGGTCGCGCCGTCGTTGTCGCGGATGGCGATCAACAGGGCGTGGACGTCGTTGGAGGCGTCGACGCGGGAGACCGTGGCGCAGGCGCACAAGGCCAGGGTCGCCAGCAGCAGCGGCAGGACGAGAAGCTTTCTCATGGCGCCCTTTTAGCGGGGAGGCGCGCCAGGAAACAGCCTGAAGGCGGCGCTTTCAGGGCTGGCGCGCGAACCGCCACGCCGCCAGGCCGATGGGCAGGCCGAAGGCGAAGGCGTGGACGAACAGGCCGAGCAGGACATAGGCCGGTTCGGGCGGGCGCTGGGGCGGGTTGGCGTTCAGCGGCAGGACCACGGCGTTCATCACCCCGAACATGCCCAGGCCAAACAACGGACCCCAGATCAGGGGCCGCTCCAGCAGTTGCGGCAAGACCCGCGTCGCCACCAGCACGAAGACCACGGCCGCCGCCATGGCGATGGCGAAATGCAGGAACAGGCCCAGCGCCGCCATGCCGACCCCGCCGCTGATCGCGCCCCTGCCCAGCAGCCCGGCGGCGATGCCCTTGAGGATGCGGGCCGGGGCGACGCCGCGCGGCGCCCAAGACAGGAAGGCGGAGATGATATCGAGCGCCCCCGCGGCGAGACCGCCGACGATCATGGCGACGACGGGTCCGGACAGGCGGCTCATGCGATGCTCCCGAGAACGCTTCTGGTCTTCCAAGGGATAGGCCCGCGCGGCGGCGCGCCGCTTTCAAAAACCTGCGCTTGTCAGTGGGTCAAAGCCTGGCGCAGCGCGGCCGGCGGCGCCCCGAAGCAGCGGCGGAAGGCCGCCGTCATGTGGCTGTGGCTGGAGAAGCCGAGGTCCAGCGCCGTGGCGGTCAGGTCGCGCTCTCCCTCGTCCAGCCGGTGCAGGGCGGCGGCCAGACGCAGGCGAAGCCGGTAGTCGCGCAGGGATCGTCCGGTCACCGCCCGGAACAGCCGGGCCAGGTGGAAGGGCGAGCAGGCCGCCTCCGACGCCACGTCGGACAGACCCAGGGTCGCGGAAAGATCGGCGGCGATTAGGACGCGGGCGGCGGCGACGCGCCTTTCATCGCGGGCGCTGGGCGTGATCCCGGCCAGTCCCTGGCGGTCGCGGGCGATGCCGTGCAGCAGCTCCATCCCCGCCTCCTCAACGGCCAGGCGGTCGCCCCCCTGGCGCGCGGCGCGATAGAGGCGGGCATGGGCCAGCTGGGTGTCGCCGCTGAGCGGGGTGGTCAGGGCGCCGGCGATCACCGCCTCGTCCATCACCTGCGCCGCCGGTTCGAACACCGTGCAGTCGAAACCTTCGGGGCCCGCGCTGGTCAGGTGATGCTCGTCGCCCTCGTAATAGATCAGGCCGCAGGCAGGGTCGGCCACATGGGCGCGACCGCGCATCTGGCAGACATAGGCGCCCCGCCGCACCAGCCCGAAGTCGGATTGGGCCACGAGACCGGGCGCGCGGGCGCCGGCCTCCCGCGTGGAGAAGTCGCTGATCTGGAAAAGGTCGGATGAAAAAAGGGCCGCGAAGACGGTCATCTGCGCGGCCCTTCCATTCTTGAGTTTCGCGACGCCCTAGAGCGACCGCTTCACTTCTTCGACGGTGAAGCATTCGATCAGGTCGCCCGGACGGATGTCCTGGAAACCCGCGAACGCCATGCCGCATTCCTGGCCGGACGGGACCTCGTTGACTTCGTCCTTGAAGCGCTTGAGCGTCTGCAGGGTGCCCAGTTCGAGAACCACGACGCCCTCGCGGACGATGCGGACCCGGGCGCCCTTGCGGACCACGCCTTCGGTGACCTTACAGCCGGCGACCTTGCCGACCTTGGTGATGTCGAAGGCCTGCAGCACTTCGGCGTTGCCGAGGAAGGTTTCGCGCTGGATCGGCGAAAGCATCCCGGACATGACGCCTTTGATGTCGTCGATCAGGTCGTAGATGATCGAGTAGTAGCGGATCTCGACGCCTTCACGCTCGGCCAGGTCGCGGGCCTGCTTGGAGGCGCGGACGTTGAAGCCGATGACCGGGGCGTTGGCGCCCTTGGCCAGGGTGACGTCGCTTTCGCTGATCGCGCCGGCGCCCGACAGGATGATCCGCGCACGGACCTCGTCGGTGCCCAGCTTGTCCAGCGAGCCGATGATGGCTTCGGCCGAACCCTGCACGTCGGCCTTGATGACCAGCGGCAGTTCGCGAAGCTTCTTGTCCTGCAGCTTGGCCATCATGTCGGCCAGCGAGGCGCCGGCGCCCACGGGGGCCATCGACTTCTCGCGCTTCAGGCGGATGCGGTACTCGGTCAGCTCGCGGGCGCGGGCTTCGTTCTCGACCACGGCGAACGGATCGCCCGGCGAGGGCGCGCCGTCGAGGCCGAGGATCTCCACCGGGGTGGAGGGACCGGCTTCGGCCAGCTGCTCGTCGCGCTCGTTCAGCAGGGCGCGCACGCGGCCCCACTGGCTGCCGGCCACGACGATGTCGCCGCGCTTCAGGGTGCCGCGCTTGACCAGAACGGTGGAGACGGCGCCGCGGCCCTTGTCGAGCTTGGCTTCGATCACCACGCCGTCGGCGATGCGGTCCGGATTGGCCTTCAGGTCGAGGATTTCGGCCTGCAGGAGGACGCGTTCCATCAGTTCGTCCAGGCCCTGGCGGGTCTTGGCCGAGACTTCGACGATCTGGGTTTCACCGCCGAGGCTTTCCACCACAATCTCGTGCTGGAGCAGCTCGTTGGTCACGCGGGTCGCATCCGAGCCCGGCTTGTCCATCTTGTTGACGGCCACGATCATCGGGACACCGGCCGCCTTGGCGTGCTGGATGGCTTCGATGGTCTGCGGCATGACGCCGTCGTCGCCGGCCACCACCAGGATGATGACGTCGGTGATGTTGGCGCCGCGGGCGCGCATGGCCGAGAAGGCGGCGTGGCCCGGCGTGTCCAGGAAGGTCACGCGGTGGCCGTCCTTCAGGCGAACCTGATAGGCGCCGATGTGCTGGGTGATGCCGCCGGCTTCGCCAGCGGCGATGTCGGTGGAGCGCAGGGCGTCCAGCAGCGAGGTCTTGCCGTGGTCGACGTGGCCCATGACGGTCACGACCGGCGGGCGAGCCTCCAGGTGATCGTCGATGTCCTCTGCGCCGATGAAGCCCTCTTCGACGTCGGCTTCCGACACGCGCTTGACGGTGTGGCCGAATTCGGTGGCCACCAGCTCGGCGGTGTCGTTGTCGATGACGTCGTTGATCTTCATCATCAGGCCCTGACGCATCAGGAACTTGATGATCTCGACGCCGCGCGTGG contains the following coding sequences:
- a CDS encoding DUF2939 domain-containing protein gives rise to the protein MRKLLVLPLLLATLALCACATVSRVDASNDVHALLIAIRDNDGATFDRHVDKVALKRQLESRIVEQTQRSGAPDPLKALGFMLSRTAADLVGDALLRPTVFRAVAESYGYRPTTPIPGRLAIASALRPIGGGRVCAARSEKGPCLLTFANQGGTWRLVSFDGPVSELKLP
- the infB gene encoding translation initiation factor IF-2, translating into MSDENENGRPGRAPLTLKPRTGPVSSGVVKQQFSHGRSKTVVVETKRARTHAPASGNLAAPSPAERRDTAPAPRPAAPAAPRPAPTSSGGAGGLSAEEMQARQRAIELARQQQERDAADRRSQEEEARRREEAAKAAAAAAAAASAPKPEPTPAPAPVAAPPAPAAEAPRPAPAPAAPAETVRAAAPAPAAGQTRTYEPSRERRDDRPTTTTYRPDRPSGDRPQNVYGQRAPREDRPFNQRAPREGGFNNDRPRPPRDGDRPQGGGYRGDRPQGDRAGGAPGGETVRYSALAPKPAPRDGARPGAPRPGGRPGAPAAPATPEIQRATRSTPRPGSLNLDRRPDESDDDRRKGAPGKAVSRTKGQPQRREGRLTIQTVAGDGDSADRMRSLASVRRAREREKEKRRGGAQEQAKVSREVVIPDVITVQELANRMATRGVEIIKFLMRQGLMMKINDVIDNDTAELVATEFGHTVKRVSEADVEEGFIGAEDIDDHLEARPPVVTVMGHVDHGKTSLLDALRSTDIAAGEAGGITQHIGAYQVRLKDGHRVTFLDTPGHAAFSAMRARGANITDVIILVVAGDDGVMPQTIEAIQHAKAAGVPMIVAVNKMDKPGSDATRVTNELLQHEIVVESLGGETQIVEVSAKTRQGLDELMERVLLQAEILDLKANPDRIADGVVIEAKLDKGRGAVSTVLVKRGTLKRGDIVVAGSQWGRVRALLNERDEQLAEAGPSTPVEILGLDGAPSPGDPFAVVENEARARELTEYRIRLKREKSMAPVGAGASLADMMAKLQDKKLRELPLVIKADVQGSAEAIIGSLDKLGTDEVRARIILSGAGAISESDVTLAKGANAPVIGFNVRASKQARDLAEREGVEIRYYSIIYDLIDDIKGVMSGMLSPIQRETFLGNAEVLQAFDITKVGKVAGCKVTEGVVRKGARVRIVREGVVVLELGTLQTLKRFKDEVNEVPSGQECGMAFAGFQDIRPGDLIECFTVEEVKRSL
- a CDS encoding serine hydrolase domain-containing protein, whose amino-acid sequence is MRVFRSVLAAMAVAFAAPAVAETPNAQIDAIIREVLAETRSPSASVAVVQDGRIAHLAAFGNARLDPPVAATIETRYGIASVSKQFTAASILLLAEDGKLSLDDPVGRYVPDLTDGDKITLRHVLNNVSGYTDYWPQDFVFARMKQPANRDDILDGWARTPLEFPTGTEYRYSNTGFVVAGLVVEKVSGQSLFDFQKKRIFGPLRMTGVTEDDTAPLRSPDAANYTRYADGPLRPADKEGAGWLFAAAHLAMRPADLALWNISLLDASLLKPASIAVMTTPAVLTSGEPTSYALGLRVSVQDGRRVWSHGGALSGVHTDNRIWPDDKLAISVMVNTEDNQAQSVIAERLAFLLLPSTGSAAVMRGLLADAAAGRIDRTRLTPNADAFFTPQVLADYQASLSALGPLRLLRPTGASKRGGMTYAGFDAVYAGKVLWVSLRMTPDGRIEQFMAGPKV
- a CDS encoding dienelactone hydrolase family protein gives rise to the protein MADDFDDAVRGDLSDFEQFDYDDGRWSRPVFKKGAGPAVIVIHEIPGLHPLVIEFANDLVAAGMTVFCPSLMGEPGRPVTPWYARGVILKTLCVRREFTVWATDRSSPIVDWLRALARKAHAECGGPGVGAVGMCFTGGFALAMMTEPSVIAPVLSQPSLPLGTKGASSLGCSKDEIACARQRFEAEDLSLLGLRFHGDPFVPAARFDAYRQAFGARFEAIELDPASARRGTGRVPHSVLSTHLDRSDPDGPTMRARDRVVGFFRERLEVGLGVDTAGPGA
- the rbfA gene encoding 30S ribosome-binding factor RbfA; the protein is MKRHQNKGALTGPSQRQLRAGELIRHALVEILREEELQDEALTGVSVTVTEVRMSPDLKHAICFVEPLGAGMAGAASANDVVKGLNRVSKFLRGRLGRHIEMKFTPDLKFIHDESFNTAGEMDRLFADPRVQQDIRRLSDVLGDEDEGSEDRD
- a CDS encoding helix-turn-helix domain-containing protein: MTVFAALFSSDLFQISDFSTREAGARAPGLVAQSDFGLVRRGAYVCQMRGRAHVADPACGLIYYEGDEHHLTSAGPEGFDCTVFEPAAQVMDEAVIAGALTTPLSGDTQLAHARLYRAARQGGDRLAVEEAGMELLHGIARDRQGLAGITPSARDERRVAAARVLIAADLSATLGLSDVASEAACSPFHLARLFRAVTGRSLRDYRLRLRLAAALHRLDEGERDLTATALDLGFSSHSHMTAAFRRCFGAPPAALRQALTH